The following are encoded in a window of Bacteroidota bacterium genomic DNA:
- the pssA gene encoding CDP-diacylglycerol--serine O-phosphatidyltransferase, which translates to MKITRAVVPSLFTVLNMFCGFLSIVNSSEGQFDVAAWFIILGGVFDSLDGVMARITKSSSEFGVEFDSLSDVVTFGAAPAFLVYKLHLYQLEGIGLIISSLLVIFGGIRLARFNVQLVGFDKDYFTGLPIPASAITIVAFVLSFRDEVFGLRGLAADILAPMVVVVSLLMVSKIKYDPIPKFSKKDFKKHPIRVISFAAAGLILLFTRGKALFYIFVVFLLFGIIRYAYVALRRMMGYVDATAEEERAEEATSYDI; encoded by the coding sequence ATGAAAATAACTAGGGCCGTTGTTCCGAGTCTTTTTACGGTCTTAAATATGTTCTGCGGTTTTCTGTCCATCGTCAATTCGAGCGAGGGACAGTTTGATGTCGCCGCATGGTTCATTATCCTCGGCGGAGTGTTTGATTCGCTCGACGGCGTGATGGCAAGGATCACCAAGTCTTCGAGCGAATTCGGCGTGGAGTTCGATTCTCTTTCCGATGTCGTGACGTTTGGCGCCGCACCGGCGTTTTTAGTGTATAAGCTCCATCTCTACCAGCTCGAGGGGATCGGGCTTATCATCAGTTCCTTGCTGGTCATTTTCGGCGGTATCCGGCTGGCCCGGTTCAACGTGCAGCTGGTCGGCTTCGACAAGGATTATTTCACGGGACTGCCGATTCCGGCGAGCGCGATCACCATCGTCGCCTTTGTTCTCAGTTTTCGTGATGAAGTTTTCGGACTGCGAGGCCTCGCTGCTGACATTCTTGCGCCGATGGTCGTCGTCGTCTCCTTGCTGATGGTGAGCAAGATCAAGTACGACCCGATCCCGAAATTCTCGAAAAAAGATTTCAAGAAGCATCCGATCCGGGTCATTTCGTTTGCGGCGGCGGGACTTATCCTGCTCTTCACGCGAGGCAAAGCGTTGTTCTATATTTTCGTCGTCTTCTTGCTGTTCGGCATCATCCGTTATGCTTACGTCGCTCTTCGGAGGATGATGGGCTACGTCGACGCTACAGCAGAGGAGGAGCGCGCGGAAGAGGCGACAAGTTACGATATCTAA
- a CDS encoding C4-type zinc ribbon domain-containing protein, translating into MDETLKLLYRLQIVDSSLDDLEEMKGDLPEAVRKLQGEADKLKGQIKEKQEIVTASVMGRDKADVEILELKEKLEKYKAQQYEVRSNKEYDALTKEIDFSNESIKNLQKQFETLENAMASAKTEIEGLTKQLEELTVQLNEKEAELAEVSKANEDEELKLKHQREKIVVRLEADTLSRYDRIRKGRHGQAVVPVRRNSCGGCHNKIPPQRLLELRTQSRMFTCEHCGRIIISAELAQASEKVL; encoded by the coding sequence TTGGACGAAACATTAAAACTGCTGTACAGGCTGCAGATTGTCGATAGTTCGCTCGACGACTTGGAGGAAATGAAAGGAGATCTACCGGAAGCTGTGAGAAAGCTTCAGGGGGAGGCTGATAAACTCAAAGGACAGATCAAAGAAAAGCAGGAAATCGTCACAGCCTCGGTCATGGGACGCGACAAGGCCGATGTCGAAATTCTCGAGTTGAAGGAGAAACTGGAAAAATATAAAGCGCAGCAGTACGAGGTGCGGAGCAACAAGGAGTACGATGCGTTGACGAAGGAAATAGACTTTTCAAACGAATCGATAAAAAACCTGCAGAAGCAGTTCGAGACGCTCGAAAACGCGATGGCAAGCGCCAAGACAGAGATTGAAGGCTTGACGAAGCAGCTCGAGGAGCTGACTGTCCAGCTGAACGAGAAGGAAGCAGAGCTTGCCGAAGTGTCGAAGGCAAACGAAGATGAAGAATTGAAGCTGAAACACCAGCGCGAGAAGATCGTCGTCCGGCTGGAAGCGGATACGCTCTCCCGCTACGACCGCATCAGAAAGGGACGCCACGGCCAAGCCGTCGTCCCGGTCCGGCGCAATTCGTGCGGAGGCTGCCACAATAAAATTCCCCCCCAGCGCCTGCTCGAACTTCGCACTCAAAGTAGAATGTTCACGTGCGAGCATTGCGGCAGGATCATTATTTCGGCGGAACTCGCGCAGGCGAGCGAAAAGGTGTTATGA
- a CDS encoding phosphatidylserine decarboxylase family protein: MITEYGYDSFFTVTIVCCVVIAGSYFFIPNPYLKYALCALAGIAFLLTLNFFRDPDRVTPSGNNMIISPADGTVVVVKDTAEELYLKGEAIQISIFMSPLNVHVNRIPLSGRVGYFDYVKGKYFAAFEDKASLDNEQTHIGIDNGSSKVFFKQIAGFIARRIVCTLKVGDEVVAGERFGMIKFGSRVDVFVPKNSDIKVSVGDKTAAGESVLAVVR, from the coding sequence TTGATCACGGAATATGGGTACGACAGCTTTTTCACGGTAACGATCGTTTGTTGTGTTGTCATCGCAGGCTCCTACTTCTTCATCCCCAACCCTTATCTTAAGTATGCGTTGTGTGCTCTTGCGGGGATTGCCTTTCTCCTTACATTGAATTTTTTCCGCGATCCTGACAGAGTAACTCCCTCCGGGAACAACATGATCATCTCTCCGGCTGACGGAACCGTTGTCGTTGTCAAAGACACGGCGGAAGAGCTTTACTTGAAGGGGGAAGCGATCCAGATCAGCATTTTTATGTCTCCTCTTAACGTGCATGTCAACAGAATTCCTCTCTCGGGCAGGGTCGGATACTTTGACTATGTGAAGGGAAAATATTTCGCAGCGTTCGAGGATAAGGCATCCCTCGACAACGAACAGACTCACATCGGCATCGACAACGGCAGTTCGAAGGTCTTCTTTAAGCAGATTGCGGGGTTTATCGCGCGCCGGATCGTTTGCACGCTGAAGGTAGGGGATGAGGTCGTTGCGGGGGAACGGTTCGGAATGATCAAATTCGGATCGCGTGTGGATGTTTTTGTTCCGAAAAATTCCGATATTAAAGTATCGGTCGGGGATAAAACGGCGGCGGGCGAGTCGGTGCTTGCCGTTGTTCGGTAA
- a CDS encoding Nif3-like dinuclear metal center hexameric protein, with amino-acid sequence MTLGKFQQALEEWIPPASAWKGDNCGIQVGRATTEIRNILLSLDATLDVAKEAMTRRANLVVTHHPLLFRPLRSLTDDSRAGAIALFMAERNINLYAAHTNLDHVNGGVSFVMASLLGLRNVRMLSHLPDTLVKVSVFVPASHLEKVAKAMHGAGGGRFTHYEECSFRTEGIGTFKPKEGATPFIGSKGVLEKTPEVKLEMPVETWKLGGALAAMFREHPYEEVAYDVSPLQNRSEQFGLGAIGEFTKPVPPEKFLSLIKRSFGTKVLRYTGRTARPVRHVAVCGGAGGELVSEAIRQRADAYITADIKYHGFQDAEKDIFLIDAGHFETERHVLPVLAERIKEIITREKSEAKVFITKENTNPVTYY; translated from the coding sequence GTGACACTAGGAAAATTTCAGCAGGCGCTTGAGGAATGGATTCCGCCGGCATCAGCATGGAAGGGAGATAATTGCGGAATTCAGGTTGGCCGGGCCACAACGGAGATACGCAACATACTTCTCTCGCTCGACGCGACGCTTGACGTTGCAAAAGAAGCGATGACGCGCAGAGCGAATCTGGTCGTCACGCATCATCCGCTGCTTTTTCGCCCGCTGCGATCTTTGACAGACGATTCCAGGGCAGGCGCAATTGCCCTTTTCATGGCGGAACGCAACATCAATCTTTACGCCGCCCACACCAATCTCGATCATGTCAACGGCGGTGTGAGTTTCGTCATGGCATCTCTGCTTGGACTCCGGAACGTTCGCATGCTCTCGCACCTCCCCGATACCCTGGTAAAGGTATCGGTCTTCGTGCCGGCGAGCCATCTTGAGAAAGTCGCAAAGGCGATGCACGGCGCCGGAGGAGGCAGGTTTACACACTACGAGGAATGCAGTTTCCGGACTGAAGGGATCGGGACGTTCAAACCGAAAGAGGGAGCAACACCGTTCATCGGCTCGAAGGGAGTCCTCGAAAAAACTCCGGAAGTGAAATTGGAAATGCCCGTGGAAACGTGGAAGCTGGGGGGCGCGCTCGCCGCAATGTTTCGAGAGCATCCTTATGAAGAGGTTGCTTATGATGTATCTCCCCTTCAGAACAGAAGCGAGCAATTCGGCCTTGGCGCGATCGGAGAGTTTACGAAACCCGTGCCGCCGGAAAAATTCTTGTCCCTGATCAAGAGATCATTCGGCACGAAGGTTCTGCGCTATACCGGAAGGACGGCAAGGCCGGTCAGACATGTTGCAGTGTGCGGAGGCGCAGGAGGTGAGCTTGTCTCCGAAGCAATCCGGCAGCGTGCGGATGCCTATATCACGGCGGATATCAAATATCATGGATTTCAGGATGCGGAGAAGGACATTTTCCTCATCGACGCGGGGCATTTTGAAACGGAACGCCACGTCCTCCCCGTGCTTGCTGAACGAATAAAAGAGATCATTACCCGCGAAAAATCGGAAGCAAAGGTTTTCATCACGAAGGAAAATACAAACCCAGTAACATACTATTAG
- the purQ gene encoding phosphoribosylformylglycinamidine synthase subunit PurQ, whose product MAKSKFGVVVFPGSNCDHDAYRAAKDVMGQDAHFIWHKDSSLGDADVVVLPGGFSYGDYLRTGAIARFSPVMKEVVRFAKNGGTVIGICNGFQILLEAGLLPGVMLRNSSLKFVCKFIHLRVENADTRFSSECRVGDVLKIPVAHGEGNYFASREVLDALQANDQIVFRYCSASGEINDASNPNGSLLNIGGIMNKEGNVLGMMPHPERAVESQLGSADGKKIFQSMVESLVLS is encoded by the coding sequence ATGGCGAAATCGAAGTTTGGGGTTGTGGTATTTCCTGGGTCCAATTGCGACCACGATGCGTATCGTGCGGCGAAGGATGTCATGGGACAGGATGCGCACTTCATCTGGCACAAGGATTCGTCCCTCGGCGATGCGGATGTTGTCGTCCTCCCCGGCGGGTTTTCGTATGGCGATTATCTCCGCACTGGGGCCATCGCGCGCTTTTCTCCCGTGATGAAAGAGGTCGTCCGGTTCGCGAAGAACGGCGGCACGGTCATCGGCATTTGCAACGGTTTCCAGATTCTCCTGGAAGCGGGATTGCTGCCCGGCGTCATGCTGCGGAACAGCTCCCTGAAATTTGTCTGCAAGTTCATCCATCTGCGGGTTGAGAACGCCGACACGCGCTTTAGTTCGGAGTGCCGTGTCGGCGACGTATTGAAGATCCCCGTCGCCCACGGCGAAGGAAATTATTTTGCGAGCCGTGAAGTGCTCGACGCGCTCCAGGCAAACGACCAGATCGTATTCCGATACTGCAGCGCGTCGGGCGAGATCAATGATGCGTCCAACCCTAACGGGTCGTTGTTGAATATCGGGGGCATCATGAACAAGGAAGGGAATGTTCTTGGCATGATGCCGCACCCGGAGCGGGCTGTCGAATCGCAGCTTGGTTCGGCGGACGGCAAAAAGATCTTTCAGTCGATGGTCGAAAGTTTGGTGCTGAGTTGA
- the sucD gene encoding succinate--CoA ligase subunit alpha, with the protein MSILVNKKTRLVVQGITGGEGTFHSSQMLAYGTNVAAGVTPGKGGTMYKGNEKDQFKTEVPVFNTVAEAVRSEGVDTSVIFVPAAFAADAVMESADAGIGLIVCITEGIPTKDMIRVYEYVKLKGTRLIGPNCPGIITPGECKVGIMPGFIHKRGRVGLVSRSGTLTYEAVWQLTERGIGQSTCIGIGGDPIIGTRFIDAVRLFNEDDNTDAIVMIGEIGGSAEEEAAEYIAKHVKKPVVGFIAGRTAPPGRRMGHAGAIISGGKGTAAEKMEAMSDAGIHVCDSPAMIGETMKLALAKKRPHSVPVIATKPAKKTAPKKKSKKRK; encoded by the coding sequence ATGAGCATACTCGTCAACAAAAAGACCAGGCTTGTCGTCCAGGGCATCACCGGCGGCGAAGGAACATTTCATTCATCGCAAATGCTTGCGTACGGCACGAACGTTGCCGCGGGGGTCACCCCGGGCAAAGGCGGGACGATGTACAAGGGGAATGAAAAGGATCAGTTCAAGACCGAAGTCCCCGTCTTCAACACGGTTGCAGAAGCGGTCAGGAGCGAAGGGGTCGATACCTCTGTTATCTTTGTCCCCGCGGCGTTCGCGGCCGACGCGGTGATGGAGTCGGCCGATGCCGGCATCGGATTGATCGTCTGCATCACGGAAGGAATTCCGACGAAGGACATGATCCGCGTCTACGAATATGTCAAGCTCAAAGGAACCCGGCTCATCGGCCCGAATTGTCCGGGCATTATTACGCCGGGAGAATGCAAGGTCGGGATCATGCCGGGATTCATCCACAAGCGCGGACGGGTCGGCCTGGTTTCACGCAGCGGAACATTGACGTACGAAGCCGTTTGGCAGCTCACCGAGCGCGGCATCGGCCAATCGACATGCATCGGAATCGGGGGGGACCCGATCATCGGGACACGCTTCATCGATGCGGTCAGGCTGTTCAATGAGGACGATAACACGGACGCGATCGTCATGATCGGCGAGATCGGAGGGAGCGCTGAAGAAGAAGCGGCGGAATACATCGCGAAGCATGTCAAGAAACCGGTCGTCGGTTTCATCGCGGGCCGGACCGCTCCCCCGGGCCGGCGGATGGGACACGCCGGCGCGATTATCTCCGGCGGGAAAGGAACTGCCGCGGAGAAGATGGAAGCAATGAGCGATGCGGGCATTCATGTCTGCGACAGCCCCGCAATGATCGGCGAGACAATGAAACTAGCCCTGGCAAAAAAACGCCCGCATTCTGTCCCGGTCATCGCCACAAAACCGGCAAAGAAAACGGCGCCAAAGAAGAAATCCAAAAAGAGAAAATAA
- a CDS encoding ribonuclease HI family protein yields MTVYGFTDGAARGNPGHGGIGVVLKDESGNVLAEEKKYLGKVTNNVAEYTALIECLLRVNGLFGNGNGTSCSKLVIHSDSELMVRQINGEYKVKDKTLKKLFDEVQKIISKSSFEFSINHVPREKNKEADALANESIDEHAG; encoded by the coding sequence ATGACCGTTTACGGATTCACGGACGGAGCGGCGCGGGGAAATCCTGGGCATGGAGGAATCGGCGTCGTGCTGAAAGATGAATCCGGAAATGTGCTGGCGGAAGAGAAAAAGTATCTCGGGAAGGTGACCAACAATGTTGCCGAGTACACGGCCCTGATCGAATGCCTGCTGAGGGTGAATGGGCTGTTCGGCAACGGCAATGGAACATCGTGCAGCAAACTGGTGATTCATTCCGACAGCGAATTGATGGTCCGTCAGATCAACGGCGAATACAAGGTGAAGGATAAAACCCTGAAGAAACTCTTCGACGAGGTGCAAAAGATCATCAGCAAGTCGTCGTTTGAATTTTCCATCAATCATGTGCCGAGAGAGAAGAACAAAGAAGCAGACGCATTGGCAAACGAAAGTATCGACGAGCATGCCGGCTGA
- the gatA gene encoding Asp-tRNA(Asn)/Glu-tRNA(Gln) amidotransferase subunit GatA, whose protein sequence is MNLKEPFDSYHVRLASGGDSCEARTREYLSVISARKNLNAYLTVFEEEALERARAVDKKIGTGKAGPLAGLVIAVKDVLCMKGKRTTCASKILGNYEAIYDAAVIEKLQAADAVIIGKTNMDEFAMGSSTENSAFGPVKNPIDESRVPGGSSGGSAVAVAAGMATAALGSDTGGSIRQPAGLCGVYGMKPTYGRVSRYGLVAFASSFDQIGPFANSARDIARILGVIAGHDERDSTSAKVPVPDYLASMNRDVKGLRFGLPKEYFNDALNTEIRGCLEGHVARLKGGGAEVIEVSLPHSEYTIATYYILATAEASSNLARYDGARYGYRSKHASTLMEMYTKSRSEGFGAEVKRRIMLGTYVLSAGYYDAYYRKAQKVRRLIQEDFFNAFKKVDCLITPISPTTAFAFGEKADDPLQMYLSDIYTVSANLAGIPGISIPAGVDKQDLPVGLQLLGKQFDEATLLRVADFLGTVN, encoded by the coding sequence GTGAACCTCAAAGAGCCCTTCGATTCATATCACGTCCGGCTTGCATCGGGCGGTGATTCATGCGAAGCACGTACCCGTGAATACCTCTCCGTTATTTCCGCCCGGAAAAATCTCAACGCGTATCTGACGGTTTTCGAGGAGGAAGCGCTGGAACGGGCGCGCGCCGTCGATAAAAAAATCGGAACAGGAAAAGCAGGCCCCCTTGCCGGATTGGTCATCGCGGTCAAAGATGTCCTCTGCATGAAGGGAAAACGGACCACCTGCGCTTCTAAGATCCTCGGCAACTATGAAGCGATCTATGATGCGGCCGTCATCGAAAAACTTCAGGCGGCGGATGCAGTGATCATCGGCAAGACCAACATGGACGAATTTGCCATGGGATCGTCGACGGAGAATTCGGCATTCGGTCCCGTGAAAAATCCGATAGATGAATCGCGCGTTCCCGGCGGTTCTAGCGGCGGCTCGGCCGTCGCCGTTGCTGCCGGAATGGCAACGGCTGCGCTGGGATCCGACACCGGCGGTTCGATCCGTCAGCCGGCCGGCCTGTGCGGCGTGTATGGGATGAAGCCGACGTACGGGAGAGTTTCCCGTTATGGGCTTGTCGCTTTCGCGTCATCGTTCGACCAGATCGGTCCCTTTGCAAATTCAGCGCGCGATATCGCCCGGATTTTAGGGGTCATCGCCGGACATGATGAACGGGATTCGACGTCGGCGAAGGTTCCGGTTCCCGATTATCTTGCCTCGATGAACCGCGACGTGAAAGGATTAAGGTTCGGCCTCCCGAAGGAATACTTCAACGACGCGTTGAACACGGAGATCCGGGGCTGCCTCGAAGGGCATGTCGCCCGGTTGAAAGGGGGCGGCGCAGAAGTTATCGAAGTTTCTCTTCCTCATTCTGAATACACGATCGCCACCTATTACATTCTTGCGACCGCGGAGGCATCATCGAACCTTGCCAGGTACGACGGCGCCCGTTACGGCTATCGGAGCAAGCATGCCTCGACGCTGATGGAGATGTACACAAAATCGCGTAGCGAGGGCTTCGGCGCAGAAGTTAAGAGACGCATCATGCTCGGCACGTATGTACTTTCGGCCGGCTATTATGATGCGTATTACAGGAAGGCGCAAAAAGTGAGAAGGTTAATTCAGGAGGATTTCTTTAACGCCTTTAAGAAGGTCGATTGCCTGATCACGCCGATATCGCCGACGACGGCGTTTGCATTCGGTGAAAAAGCAGACGACCCGCTGCAAATGTATCTGTCGGATATTTATACCGTCTCGGCAAACCTTGCCGGAATTCCTGGCATCAGCATCCCGGCCGGCGTCGACAAACAAGATCTTCCGGTCGGGCTTCAGCTTCTTGGAAAACAATTCGACGAAGCGACGTTGCTGAGGGTCGCGGATTTCTTAGGAACCGTGAACTAA
- the recJ gene encoding single-stranded-DNA-specific exonuclease RecJ: MTPIKEYRWTISEPPDPLLVKKLSDELSIAPSLATILVNRGIDDFEKAHRYFRPSESEFHDPFLMDGMYLAVDRILSARTKNEKILVYGDYDVDGTNGAGMLYLFFKELGCDVAYYIPDRIKEGYGISKAGIDHAKGRETTLLVSIDCGITAVDQVEYARSLGIDVIICDHHEPNDQLPKAVAVLDPLKADCKYPFKSLCGTGVGFKLIQALARTVGAEASVGKYLDFVALATTADIVPLVDENRIFVKLGLEIITTHPRPGIKALLDTAGLKPDAMTTGQVVFVLAPRINAVGRLGDAKRAVELLVTDDYSSAVEFARVLESENINRRKIDEDVFIHAQQLVEQFLDVENEGAIILHQEQWHPGVVGIVASRMVEKYYRPAIMMTTVDGVAKGSARSIAGFNIYQALKRCEDKLLQFGGHKYAAGLTLEVDRVEEFKEAFNAVAKELLTEDLLTPVITIDAEIDLGELTPKYTRVLKQFAPFGPKNMRPTFVTRNVETLGQARIVGRNHLRFKIKKNNVTLDCIGFNLGYLLDRVNNGNKYCDIVFAVDESDFTGVQLPQLKIKDLRAASEGNGTH; encoded by the coding sequence TTGACACCGATCAAGGAATACCGTTGGACGATCTCGGAACCCCCCGATCCGTTGCTCGTTAAAAAACTGTCCGATGAACTCTCCATCGCTCCATCACTCGCAACGATCCTCGTCAACCGCGGCATCGATGATTTCGAGAAAGCCCACCGCTATTTCCGTCCTTCGGAGAGCGAATTTCACGACCCGTTTCTCATGGACGGGATGTACCTTGCTGTGGACCGGATCCTTTCCGCCCGGACAAAGAATGAAAAAATTCTCGTCTATGGCGACTATGACGTCGACGGAACGAACGGCGCCGGTATGCTCTATCTTTTTTTCAAAGAGCTCGGCTGCGACGTTGCCTACTACATCCCGGACCGGATCAAGGAAGGATACGGAATATCGAAGGCCGGCATCGACCATGCAAAGGGACGGGAGACCACCCTTCTCGTTTCGATCGACTGCGGGATCACTGCGGTAGACCAGGTGGAGTACGCCCGGTCGCTGGGCATCGACGTTATTATCTGCGACCACCACGAGCCGAACGATCAACTGCCCAAAGCGGTTGCGGTTCTCGACCCGCTGAAAGCTGACTGCAAGTATCCGTTCAAAAGCCTCTGCGGGACGGGCGTCGGGTTCAAATTGATCCAAGCGCTTGCGCGAACGGTGGGCGCCGAGGCATCGGTCGGAAAATATCTCGACTTCGTTGCCCTTGCGACGACCGCCGACATCGTGCCGCTGGTGGATGAGAACCGCATCTTCGTCAAACTGGGACTCGAGATCATCACGACGCATCCGCGGCCGGGCATCAAGGCGCTTCTCGACACAGCGGGATTAAAACCGGATGCGATGACAACCGGCCAGGTCGTTTTCGTCTTGGCTCCGCGCATCAATGCGGTCGGCAGGCTCGGCGACGCAAAACGTGCGGTCGAGTTACTCGTCACCGACGACTATAGTTCCGCAGTGGAGTTTGCCCGCGTTCTGGAGTCGGAGAACATCAACCGGCGAAAAATCGACGAAGATGTGTTCATCCATGCCCAGCAGCTTGTCGAACAATTCCTTGACGTCGAAAACGAAGGAGCGATCATCCTCCATCAAGAACAATGGCACCCCGGGGTGGTCGGCATCGTCGCATCGAGGATGGTGGAAAAATATTACCGTCCCGCAATAATGATGACGACAGTGGACGGCGTCGCAAAGGGCTCAGCGCGCAGCATCGCCGGATTCAACATCTATCAGGCGTTGAAACGCTGCGAGGACAAGCTCCTGCAGTTCGGGGGGCATAAATACGCGGCGGGATTGACGCTGGAGGTCGACCGTGTGGAGGAATTCAAGGAGGCCTTCAATGCCGTTGCCAAGGAGCTGCTGACGGAAGACCTTCTCACGCCGGTCATCACGATCGACGCGGAGATCGACCTCGGGGAATTAACTCCAAAATATACGCGCGTCCTGAAGCAATTCGCACCGTTCGGTCCGAAAAATATGAGGCCGACGTTTGTCACCAGAAACGTAGAGACATTAGGACAGGCACGAATTGTCGGCAGGAATCACTTACGCTTTAAGATTAAAAAGAACAACGTGACGCTGGATTGCATCGGTTTCAACCTCGGCTATTTGCTGGACCGCGTCAACAACGGAAACAAATACTGTGATATTGTTTTTGCGGTTGATGAAAGCGACTTTACCGGAGTTCAGCTACCACAATTGAAGATCAAAGACCTGCGAGCGGCATCCGAGGGAAACGGAACGCACTAG
- a CDS encoding twin-arginine translocase TatA/TatE family subunit: protein MFENIGFPELMLIMLVIVIFFGPKKIPEFAKSLGKGIAEFKRAMRDVQSELTKPEHSLPEKPADTSSSTPKK, encoded by the coding sequence ATGTTTGAAAATATAGGGTTCCCGGAGCTGATGCTCATCATGCTGGTGATCGTCATCTTCTTTGGGCCGAAGAAAATTCCGGAATTTGCGAAGAGCCTCGGAAAAGGGATCGCGGAGTTCAAGCGCGCGATGCGCGATGTTCAGTCGGAACTGACAAAGCCCGAGCATTCGCTCCCGGAGAAGCCCGCCGACACCTCCTCTTCAACTCCGAAAAAGTAG
- the tatA gene encoding twin-arginine translocase TatA/TatE family subunit, with protein sequence MNLGFSELLLIGLVILVLFGPKKIPEIAQGLGKGMNEFRKAMREVQEKVEQAVEENKAEKK encoded by the coding sequence ATGAATCTCGGATTCTCCGAATTGCTGTTGATCGGACTGGTCATTCTCGTCCTGTTCGGACCGAAGAAAATTCCGGAGATCGCCCAGGGACTCGGGAAGGGGATGAACGAATTTCGAAAAGCAATGAGGGAAGTCCAGGAGAAGGTCGAACAGGCGGTAGAGGAAAACAAGGCTGAAAAAAAATAG
- a CDS encoding NUDIX hydrolase has product MLSRWKKLTSAIVHKNPWWTYFLDSFQIPNGVKGEYHYVHTEGSSLIIPVTDDGKIILVNQYRYLKDRESIEFPCGGVKPGHSYDEMAKLELEEETGYTGRSWETAGEFNPFNGVTDEMCRVFIARSLLSGKPKPEATEEFEIVEVSPNHLEEMISSRKIWDGMTLAAWALVRKRFVQ; this is encoded by the coding sequence ATGCTCTCCCGCTGGAAAAAACTCACTTCTGCGATCGTCCATAAGAATCCATGGTGGACGTATTTTCTTGATTCGTTTCAGATTCCCAACGGGGTGAAGGGGGAATACCACTACGTTCACACTGAAGGGTCCAGTCTCATCATCCCGGTCACGGACGACGGCAAGATCATTCTCGTCAATCAGTATCGTTATCTGAAAGACCGAGAGAGCATCGAATTCCCTTGCGGCGGCGTGAAACCCGGACACTCGTACGATGAGATGGCCAAACTTGAACTGGAAGAAGAGACGGGATACACGGGAAGATCGTGGGAAACGGCCGGAGAGTTCAATCCCTTCAACGGGGTAACGGACGAAATGTGCCGCGTTTTTATTGCACGCTCTCTTTTGTCCGGAAAGCCAAAACCCGAAGCGACGGAAGAGTTTGAGATCGTGGAAGTCTCCCCGAACCATCTGGAAGAAATGATCTCAAGCAGAAAGATCTGGGATGGGATGACGCTCGCCGCGTGGGCGCTGGTGCGAAAACGATTCGTTCAATAA
- the ndk gene encoding nucleoside-diphosphate kinase: MERTLCILKPDCVRKNLQGEVLSRIQKAGFKILGMKQIRLTKEEAGGFYAVHKGRPFYVGLVEFMTSGPCVPVALEKADAVAEYRRLIGATDPNDAEPGTIRKLFADSKGENIVHGSDSVENGKIEVAFFFAESELL; this comes from the coding sequence ATTGAACGAACGCTCTGCATCTTGAAACCCGACTGTGTAAGAAAGAATCTTCAGGGGGAAGTGCTCTCAAGAATTCAAAAAGCAGGGTTTAAAATTTTGGGGATGAAACAAATTCGTCTGACAAAGGAGGAAGCCGGCGGATTTTATGCCGTCCATAAAGGGCGCCCCTTTTATGTCGGCCTTGTCGAATTCATGACATCGGGTCCGTGCGTCCCCGTTGCCCTGGAAAAAGCCGACGCTGTGGCGGAGTACCGAAGATTGATCGGTGCCACCGATCCGAACGATGCGGAACCCGGGACCATCCGGAAGCTGTTTGCTGATAGCAAAGGCGAGAACATCGTCCACGGCTCCGACTCTGTCGAGAACGGGAAGATCGAAGTGGCATTTTTCTTCGCAGAGAGTGAATTGCTCTAG
- the purS gene encoding phosphoribosylformylglycinamidine synthase subunit PurS: MYHSNISITLRKSILDPQGKAVEHAIHSLGYPTVQDVRIGKHIELTINSSTKEEAEQITEHVCKKLLANPVMEDYSFRVEKS, translated from the coding sequence GTGTATCATTCCAATATTTCTATCACGCTGAGAAAATCGATCCTCGACCCGCAAGGGAAAGCGGTTGAACATGCGATCCATTCTTTAGGGTATCCGACCGTGCAGGATGTCAGAATCGGAAAACACATCGAGCTGACCATCAACAGCTCGACGAAAGAAGAGGCGGAGCAGATCACGGAGCACGTGTGCAAAAAACTTCTTGCCAATCCTGTGATGGAAGACTATTCCTTTCGAGTAGAGAAATCATAA